In one Apteryx mantelli isolate bAptMan1 chromosome 9, bAptMan1.hap1, whole genome shotgun sequence genomic region, the following are encoded:
- the TRIM59 gene encoding tripartite motif-containing protein 59 isoform X1, which produces MIQKGKRQTNSQEQMLWQSARGQGWKVSQRRKDMHHFEEELTCSICYSIFEDPRVLPCSHTFCRNCLEGVIQLSSNFSIWRPLRVPLKCPNCRSIVEIPASGTESLPINFALKAIIEKYRQEDQPDVATCSEHYRQPLNVYCLLDRKLVCGHCLTIGKHNGHPIDDLQSAYVKEKQTSGKILEQLTDKHWTDVCLLIEKLKEQKSQCENIVQDDKKVVLQYFKKLNDTLEHKKQALLTALDEINKHILEEYEPLIEKLKQIREEQLELMSLNTSIQKEESPLTFLEKVDDMHQRIKALKQKQLPDVKPVEIYPRVGHLLKDVWSKTEIGQINKILTPKIKLIPKRKLCRKSSEKERGRSKEFFQAINPLTVMLLFIIIVITMLSLHKPVSSIVTEITPTYISEFLLLVYEDFCTHLQIVVDALCQVFNLLMEFVGRIAYF; this is translated from the exons ATGATACAAAAAGGCAAACGACAAACAAATAGTCAAGAGCAGATGCTTTGGCAGAGTGCAAGAGGTCAGGGATGGAAAGTGAGTCAGCGAAGGAAA gaCATGCATCACTTTGAGGAAGAATTAACATGTTCCATTTGCTACAGTATATTTGAAGATCCACGTGTTCTACCTTGTTCCCATACTTTTTGTAGAAATTGTCTGGAAGGTGTTATCCAGCTGTCAAGCAACTTTTCCATATGGAGACCACTGAGAGTTCCACTGAAGTGTCCGAACTGCAGGAGTATTGTTGAGATTCCTGCATCTGGTACTGAGTCGCTGCCAATCAACTTTGCATTAAAAGCTATTATTGAAAAATACCGACAGGAGGATCAGCCTGATGTTGCAACCTGCAGTGAACATTATAGACAACCATTGAATGTTTACTGTCTTTTGGATAGAAAATTAGTGTGTGGTCACTGTCTTACGATAGGAAAACATAACGGCCATCCAATAGATGACCTTCAAAGTGCCtatgtaaaagaaaaacagacttcTGGAAAAATTCTTGAGCAGCTAACAGATAAACACTGGACTGATGTATGTTTGCTTATTGAAAAGCTGAAAGAACAGAAATCCCAGTGTGAAAACATTGTTCAAGATGATAAAAAAGTAGTACTACAGTATTTTAAGAAACTTAATGATACATTGGAGCATAAAAAACAAGCGTTACTGACTGCACTGGATGAAATTAATAAACACATTTTGGAAGAATATGAGCCTCTAATTGAAAAATTGAAACAAATAAGGGAAGAACAGCTTGAATTAATGTCACTGAACACATCTATTCAAAAAGAAGAGTCCCCACTTACTTTTCTTGAGAAGGTTGATGACATGCATCAACGTATAAAAGCTTTGAAACAAAAGCAACTCCCAGATGTTAAACCTGTTGAGATTTATCCAAGGGTAGGGCACCTATTGAAGGATGTGTGGTCTAAAACTGAAATTGGTCAGATCAACAAGATCCTTACTCCGAAAATAAAACTGATTCCAAAAAGGAAGTTATGCAGAAAAAGCAgcgaaaaggaaagaggaagatcTAAAGAATTCTTTCAGGCTATAAATCCTCTAACAGTCATGCTACTTTTTATAATAATAGTGATAACTATGCTTTCATTACACAAACCGGTATCATCAATTGTAACTGAAATTACTCCCACTTATATTTCAGAATTCCTGCTATTGGTTTATGAAGATTTCTGCACCCATTTGCAGATTGTAGTGGATGCGCTGTGCCAAGTGTTTAATTTACTGATGGAATTTGTAGGGAGAATTGCTTATTTTTGA
- the TRIM59 gene encoding tripartite motif-containing protein 59 isoform X2 produces MNTFTRASHKQNIKDMHHFEEELTCSICYSIFEDPRVLPCSHTFCRNCLEGVIQLSSNFSIWRPLRVPLKCPNCRSIVEIPASGTESLPINFALKAIIEKYRQEDQPDVATCSEHYRQPLNVYCLLDRKLVCGHCLTIGKHNGHPIDDLQSAYVKEKQTSGKILEQLTDKHWTDVCLLIEKLKEQKSQCENIVQDDKKVVLQYFKKLNDTLEHKKQALLTALDEINKHILEEYEPLIEKLKQIREEQLELMSLNTSIQKEESPLTFLEKVDDMHQRIKALKQKQLPDVKPVEIYPRVGHLLKDVWSKTEIGQINKILTPKIKLIPKRKLCRKSSEKERGRSKEFFQAINPLTVMLLFIIIVITMLSLHKPVSSIVTEITPTYISEFLLLVYEDFCTHLQIVVDALCQVFNLLMEFVGRIAYF; encoded by the exons ATGAATACCTTTACCAGAGCTAGCCATAAACAGAATATTAAG gaCATGCATCACTTTGAGGAAGAATTAACATGTTCCATTTGCTACAGTATATTTGAAGATCCACGTGTTCTACCTTGTTCCCATACTTTTTGTAGAAATTGTCTGGAAGGTGTTATCCAGCTGTCAAGCAACTTTTCCATATGGAGACCACTGAGAGTTCCACTGAAGTGTCCGAACTGCAGGAGTATTGTTGAGATTCCTGCATCTGGTACTGAGTCGCTGCCAATCAACTTTGCATTAAAAGCTATTATTGAAAAATACCGACAGGAGGATCAGCCTGATGTTGCAACCTGCAGTGAACATTATAGACAACCATTGAATGTTTACTGTCTTTTGGATAGAAAATTAGTGTGTGGTCACTGTCTTACGATAGGAAAACATAACGGCCATCCAATAGATGACCTTCAAAGTGCCtatgtaaaagaaaaacagacttcTGGAAAAATTCTTGAGCAGCTAACAGATAAACACTGGACTGATGTATGTTTGCTTATTGAAAAGCTGAAAGAACAGAAATCCCAGTGTGAAAACATTGTTCAAGATGATAAAAAAGTAGTACTACAGTATTTTAAGAAACTTAATGATACATTGGAGCATAAAAAACAAGCGTTACTGACTGCACTGGATGAAATTAATAAACACATTTTGGAAGAATATGAGCCTCTAATTGAAAAATTGAAACAAATAAGGGAAGAACAGCTTGAATTAATGTCACTGAACACATCTATTCAAAAAGAAGAGTCCCCACTTACTTTTCTTGAGAAGGTTGATGACATGCATCAACGTATAAAAGCTTTGAAACAAAAGCAACTCCCAGATGTTAAACCTGTTGAGATTTATCCAAGGGTAGGGCACCTATTGAAGGATGTGTGGTCTAAAACTGAAATTGGTCAGATCAACAAGATCCTTACTCCGAAAATAAAACTGATTCCAAAAAGGAAGTTATGCAGAAAAAGCAgcgaaaaggaaagaggaagatcTAAAGAATTCTTTCAGGCTATAAATCCTCTAACAGTCATGCTACTTTTTATAATAATAGTGATAACTATGCTTTCATTACACAAACCGGTATCATCAATTGTAACTGAAATTACTCCCACTTATATTTCAGAATTCCTGCTATTGGTTTATGAAGATTTCTGCACCCATTTGCAGATTGTAGTGGATGCGCTGTGCCAAGTGTTTAATTTACTGATGGAATTTGTAGGGAGAATTGCTTATTTTTGA
- the TRIM59 gene encoding tripartite motif-containing protein 59 isoform X3, protein MHHFEEELTCSICYSIFEDPRVLPCSHTFCRNCLEGVIQLSSNFSIWRPLRVPLKCPNCRSIVEIPASGTESLPINFALKAIIEKYRQEDQPDVATCSEHYRQPLNVYCLLDRKLVCGHCLTIGKHNGHPIDDLQSAYVKEKQTSGKILEQLTDKHWTDVCLLIEKLKEQKSQCENIVQDDKKVVLQYFKKLNDTLEHKKQALLTALDEINKHILEEYEPLIEKLKQIREEQLELMSLNTSIQKEESPLTFLEKVDDMHQRIKALKQKQLPDVKPVEIYPRVGHLLKDVWSKTEIGQINKILTPKIKLIPKRKLCRKSSEKERGRSKEFFQAINPLTVMLLFIIIVITMLSLHKPVSSIVTEITPTYISEFLLLVYEDFCTHLQIVVDALCQVFNLLMEFVGRIAYF, encoded by the coding sequence ATGCATCACTTTGAGGAAGAATTAACATGTTCCATTTGCTACAGTATATTTGAAGATCCACGTGTTCTACCTTGTTCCCATACTTTTTGTAGAAATTGTCTGGAAGGTGTTATCCAGCTGTCAAGCAACTTTTCCATATGGAGACCACTGAGAGTTCCACTGAAGTGTCCGAACTGCAGGAGTATTGTTGAGATTCCTGCATCTGGTACTGAGTCGCTGCCAATCAACTTTGCATTAAAAGCTATTATTGAAAAATACCGACAGGAGGATCAGCCTGATGTTGCAACCTGCAGTGAACATTATAGACAACCATTGAATGTTTACTGTCTTTTGGATAGAAAATTAGTGTGTGGTCACTGTCTTACGATAGGAAAACATAACGGCCATCCAATAGATGACCTTCAAAGTGCCtatgtaaaagaaaaacagacttcTGGAAAAATTCTTGAGCAGCTAACAGATAAACACTGGACTGATGTATGTTTGCTTATTGAAAAGCTGAAAGAACAGAAATCCCAGTGTGAAAACATTGTTCAAGATGATAAAAAAGTAGTACTACAGTATTTTAAGAAACTTAATGATACATTGGAGCATAAAAAACAAGCGTTACTGACTGCACTGGATGAAATTAATAAACACATTTTGGAAGAATATGAGCCTCTAATTGAAAAATTGAAACAAATAAGGGAAGAACAGCTTGAATTAATGTCACTGAACACATCTATTCAAAAAGAAGAGTCCCCACTTACTTTTCTTGAGAAGGTTGATGACATGCATCAACGTATAAAAGCTTTGAAACAAAAGCAACTCCCAGATGTTAAACCTGTTGAGATTTATCCAAGGGTAGGGCACCTATTGAAGGATGTGTGGTCTAAAACTGAAATTGGTCAGATCAACAAGATCCTTACTCCGAAAATAAAACTGATTCCAAAAAGGAAGTTATGCAGAAAAAGCAgcgaaaaggaaagaggaagatcTAAAGAATTCTTTCAGGCTATAAATCCTCTAACAGTCATGCTACTTTTTATAATAATAGTGATAACTATGCTTTCATTACACAAACCGGTATCATCAATTGTAACTGAAATTACTCCCACTTATATTTCAGAATTCCTGCTATTGGTTTATGAAGATTTCTGCACCCATTTGCAGATTGTAGTGGATGCGCTGTGCCAAGTGTTTAATTTACTGATGGAATTTGTAGGGAGAATTGCTTATTTTTGA